In Anseongella ginsenosidimutans, one genomic interval encodes:
- the tpiA gene encoding triose-phosphate isomerase, which yields MRKKIVAGNWKMNNDYQEGMTLFSEVVNMVKDEVNTATEVIVACPYIHLHSFGKMANGRIKLAAQNCHQEEKGAYTGEVSVKMIESVGADYVIIGHSERRQYFGESNAILAKKVVLALKQGLLPVFCIGETREERESGRHFEVVKEQLREGLFHLVKSEFRQVIIAYEPVWAIGTGLTASPGQAQEMHAFIREEIAGVYDQDVADETSLLYGGSCNPKNAPELFSQPDIDGGLIGGASLKARDFTDIAKAFNGR from the coding sequence ATGAGAAAAAAGATCGTAGCGGGAAACTGGAAAATGAACAATGATTACCAGGAAGGAATGACACTCTTTTCCGAGGTAGTAAACATGGTCAAAGACGAAGTAAATACTGCCACGGAAGTGATCGTAGCCTGCCCTTATATTCATTTACATAGTTTCGGCAAGATGGCCAATGGCCGGATCAAGTTGGCTGCACAGAACTGCCACCAGGAAGAAAAGGGCGCATATACGGGAGAAGTTTCGGTCAAAATGATTGAATCAGTAGGCGCTGATTACGTGATCATCGGTCATTCTGAACGCCGGCAATATTTCGGCGAAAGCAATGCCATTCTTGCTAAAAAAGTAGTACTGGCCTTAAAGCAAGGTCTTCTGCCTGTTTTCTGCATTGGCGAAACCAGGGAAGAACGGGAAAGCGGCCGCCACTTTGAAGTGGTAAAGGAGCAGTTGCGGGAAGGTTTGTTCCATCTTGTTAAATCCGAGTTCCGCCAGGTGATCATCGCTTATGAGCCGGTATGGGCAATAGGCACGGGCTTAACCGCCAGCCCCGGGCAAGCTCAGGAGATGCACGCCTTTATCCGTGAGGAAATCGCCGGTGTTTATGACCAGGATGTGGCGGACGAGACCTCCCTGCTTTACGGCGGAAGCTGCAATCCTAAAAACGCCCCCGAATTGTTTTCCCAGCCGGACATTGACGGCGGGCTTATTGGCGGAGCTTCTCTGAAAGCCCGTGACTTTACCGATATCGCGAAGGCATTCAATGGGCGGTAA
- the prmA gene encoding 50S ribosomal protein L11 methyltransferase, whose protein sequence is MGGNYIEVIFTLPQPGSIQQDLLIAGLGEAGYESFLETEEGFNAYIRQEAFSDGLLQAAIREVPGDSLGYEIKLVEARNWNQVWESNFTPVVIGDTCRIRASFHEPDPSVPLEIQIDPKMAFGTGHHETTWLMASWLLELSLPHKKVLDMGCGTGVLAILAAKTGASQVFAADIDPVCVESTVENATLNEVPVQPLLSDIDALPYSGFDLILANINRNVLLDHLPFYAEKLNDGATLLLSGFYQGADLEAIRDRAGECGLTFTETRSRNKWAAAQFRK, encoded by the coding sequence ATGGGCGGTAATTACATAGAAGTCATTTTTACCCTTCCCCAGCCCGGCAGCATCCAGCAGGACCTGCTCATTGCCGGGCTGGGAGAAGCAGGGTATGAATCCTTCCTGGAAACGGAGGAAGGATTTAACGCTTACATCCGGCAGGAAGCGTTTTCAGACGGCTTGCTGCAGGCCGCGATCCGTGAAGTTCCCGGCGACAGCTTGGGCTACGAGATAAAACTTGTCGAAGCGCGCAACTGGAACCAGGTTTGGGAAAGCAATTTCACCCCCGTGGTAATTGGTGATACATGCCGTATCAGGGCTTCTTTCCATGAACCCGATCCGTCCGTTCCGCTGGAAATACAGATTGACCCGAAGATGGCTTTCGGTACGGGCCACCATGAAACCACCTGGTTAATGGCTTCCTGGCTGCTTGAGCTTTCCCTTCCGCATAAAAAGGTACTCGATATGGGCTGCGGAACGGGTGTCCTGGCTATCCTGGCCGCTAAAACAGGCGCTTCTCAAGTATTTGCCGCCGACATAGACCCTGTCTGCGTGGAAAGTACGGTCGAAAATGCCACCCTGAACGAGGTGCCGGTTCAGCCCCTGCTTTCCGACATTGATGCGCTTCCCTATAGCGGCTTCGACCTGATCCTCGCCAATATAAATCGGAATGTTTTACTGGACCATCTTCCTTTTTATGCCGAAAAACTGAATGACGGCGCCACGCTCCTGCTAAGTGGCTTTTACCAAGGGGCCGACCTCGAGGCCATACGGGACAGGGCCGGCGAATGCGGGCTGACATTTACGGAAACCAGGAGCAGGAATAAGTGGGCGGCCGCACAGTTCCGCAAATAG